One genomic segment of Chitinibacter sp. FCG-7 includes these proteins:
- a CDS encoding GNAT family N-acetyltransferase, which produces MLIRYATLDDLDLIAPLFAAYRVFYEQAHDLPAARRFIGDRLRLRESVILLALDEKCGTNEALGFVQMYPAFSSVACQGILLLNDLFVAQTARRQGVARQLLERAKEHGLSVGAAKLKLSTANTNQLAQKLYESLGYQQDQAFRHYSLAI; this is translated from the coding sequence ATGCTGATTCGCTACGCCACGCTCGACGATCTGGATTTGATCGCACCGCTGTTTGCCGCTTACCGCGTTTTTTATGAGCAAGCGCATGATCTGCCCGCTGCTCGACGTTTTATTGGCGATCGACTTCGTTTGCGTGAGTCGGTGATTTTACTGGCTCTGGATGAGAAGTGTGGGACGAACGAGGCGCTAGGGTTTGTTCAGATGTATCCAGCATTTAGTTCGGTGGCATGCCAAGGTATTTTATTGCTCAATGATTTGTTTGTGGCACAAACGGCTCGCAGGCAGGGCGTAGCTAGGCAACTACTAGAGCGGGCAAAAGAACATGGGCTGAGCGTTGGTGCAGCAAAGCTAAAACTTTCAACAGCCAATACTAATCAACTAGCTCAGAAATTATACGAATCACTTGGCTATCAACAGGATCAAGCTTTCCGTCATTATTCGCTGGCGATTTGA
- the rpoZ gene encoding DNA-directed RNA polymerase subunit omega: MARITVEDCLDRIPNRFDLTLAAAYRARQLENGSSPQVDNNGRDKPTVLALREMAAGLVGVDILTRNRG; the protein is encoded by the coding sequence ATGGCCCGTATCACGGTTGAAGATTGTCTGGATCGTATTCCAAACCGTTTTGATTTGACTTTGGCTGCTGCCTACCGCGCTCGCCAGCTGGAAAACGGCTCGTCCCCGCAAGTGGACAACAATGGCCGTGACAAGCCTACCGTGCTGGCTTTGCGTGAAATGGCTGCCGGTTTAGTTGGTGTTGACATTCTGACGCGTAACCGTGGTTAA
- the plsY gene encoding glycerol-3-phosphate 1-O-acyltransferase PlsY: protein MNLTLVFFIIAAYLIGSLSFAVIVSRVMGLADPRSYGSNNPGATNVLRSGNKKAAALTLLGDALKGWVAVFAAQQLAPVFGLGATFDQTIAAVALAVTIGHMWPVFFSFKGGKGVATAAGILLALNLWLGLATLGIWLFVAKGLKISSLSAICAALAAPFLCWYFLPVPAYIAAVIAISVLLIVRHKQNIVGLLSGKEGKIGEKAES from the coding sequence ATGAACCTCACCTTAGTATTTTTCATCATTGCCGCCTATCTGATCGGCTCGCTGTCGTTCGCCGTGATTGTCAGCCGCGTGATGGGGCTGGCTGACCCGCGCAGCTATGGCTCGAATAATCCGGGCGCGACCAATGTACTGCGCTCAGGCAATAAAAAAGCCGCTGCGCTCACTTTGCTGGGCGACGCGCTCAAAGGCTGGGTGGCCGTTTTTGCCGCCCAACAACTGGCGCCGGTTTTCGGCCTAGGCGCAACGTTTGATCAAACCATTGCAGCCGTTGCACTCGCCGTCACGATTGGTCATATGTGGCCGGTATTTTTCAGCTTCAAAGGCGGCAAAGGCGTCGCCACCGCTGCAGGCATTTTGCTCGCGCTCAATTTATGGCTGGGCTTGGCGACGCTGGGGATCTGGCTGTTTGTGGCGAAAGGACTGAAAATTTCATCGCTATCAGCGATCTGTGCAGCGCTTGCCGCGCCTTTTCTGTGCTGGTATTTCCTGCCTGTTCCGGCTTATATCGCCGCGGTAATTGCCATTAGCGTGCTGCTGATTGTGCGTCACAAGCAAAACATTGTCGGTTTGCTGAGCGGTAAAGAGGGCAAGATTGGTGAGAAGGCCGAGTCGTGA
- a CDS encoding thiazole synthase, protein MNDVFQIAGKTYQSRLIVGTGKYKDFAQTRAAVDESGAEIVTVAIRRVNIGQDASQPSLLDALPPSQYTYLPNTAGCYNAEDAVRTLRLARELLDGHKLVKLEVLGDPNTLYPNVRETLKAAETLVKDGFDVMVYTSDDPIIAKELEQIGCCAIMPLASLIGSGMGILNPWNLRLIIDSANVPVLIDAGVGTASDAAVAMELGCDGILMNTAIAGAQDPIRMARAMKLAVQAGRDAFLAGRVPRKLYSADPSSPTSGLIAAK, encoded by the coding sequence ATGAATGATGTTTTTCAAATTGCAGGCAAAACTTATCAATCACGGCTGATTGTTGGGACTGGTAAATACAAAGATTTCGCGCAAACGCGCGCTGCGGTCGATGAATCGGGTGCTGAGATTGTCACCGTGGCGATTCGCCGCGTGAATATCGGTCAGGACGCATCGCAGCCATCCTTGCTCGATGCTTTGCCACCGTCGCAATACACTTATCTGCCCAATACTGCGGGCTGCTACAACGCCGAGGATGCGGTGCGGACCTTGCGCCTGGCGCGCGAATTGCTCGACGGCCACAAGCTGGTGAAGCTCGAAGTGCTGGGCGACCCCAACACGCTGTATCCGAATGTGCGCGAAACGCTGAAAGCGGCTGAGACGCTGGTGAAAGACGGTTTCGACGTGATGGTTTACACCTCGGACGATCCGATTATCGCCAAAGAGCTCGAGCAAATCGGCTGCTGCGCGATTATGCCGCTGGCGTCCTTGATCGGCTCGGGCATGGGGATTCTGAATCCGTGGAATCTGCGCCTGATTATCGATTCGGCTAATGTACCGGTACTGATCGACGCCGGTGTCGGCACGGCATCGGACGCCGCAGTGGCGATGGAGCTGGGTTGCGACGGGATTTTGATGAATACCGCCATTGCCGGCGCGCAGGACCCGATCCGTATGGCGCGCGCGATGAAGCTGGCCGTGCAAGCCGGTCGCGACGCCTTTCTGGCTGGTCGCGTACCCCGCAAATTGTATAGCGCCGATCCGTCGAGCCCGACATCGGGCCTGATTGCTGCCAAATAA
- a CDS encoding YciI family protein, translating to MPLYAIIGTDKADSLTDRLAVRPAHLARMEILKNEGRLILAGPFPAIDNVDPGPAGFTGSLIVAEFDDLAAAEHWASEDPYTTHGIFTQVMVKPFRHVLP from the coding sequence ATGCCTTTATACGCCATCATCGGCACCGATAAAGCCGACTCACTGACTGACCGTCTGGCTGTGCGCCCAGCACATCTGGCGCGAATGGAAATTCTGAAAAACGAAGGCCGTCTGATTCTGGCCGGCCCATTTCCGGCCATCGACAATGTCGATCCGGGCCCGGCAGGTTTTACCGGCAGCCTGATTGTGGCCGAATTTGATGATCTGGCTGCCGCCGAGCACTGGGCGAGTGAAGATCCTTACACCACACATGGCATTTTTACCCAAGTCATGGTAAAACCTTTCCGTCATGTTTTGCCCTAA
- the smpB gene encoding SsrA-binding protein SmpB: MVIADNRKAFHEYFIEERLEAGIVLEGWEVKSIRAGRVQLKESYVIYKNGDFWLFGCHISPLINASSHVLPDVVRTRKLLLKQREIEKLAMKVDRAGYTIVPVNMHFTRGYIKLEIGVAKGKKQHDKRQTEKEREWQREKARIVRDHTKQAS; encoded by the coding sequence ATGGTTATCGCCGACAACCGTAAGGCGTTTCACGAATATTTTATTGAAGAACGCCTTGAAGCGGGGATAGTGCTGGAAGGTTGGGAGGTGAAGTCGATTCGCGCCGGCCGTGTTCAGCTCAAAGAATCCTACGTCATTTATAAAAACGGCGACTTCTGGCTGTTTGGCTGCCATATCTCGCCGCTGATCAATGCCTCATCGCACGTGCTGCCCGATGTCGTTCGCACTCGCAAATTATTGCTCAAGCAGCGCGAAATCGAAAAGTTGGCGATGAAGGTTGATCGCGCCGGTTACACCATTGTGCCGGTGAATATGCATTTCACCCGTGGCTACATCAAGCTGGAAATCGGCGTGGCCAAGGGTAAAAAGCAGCACGATAAACGCCAGACCGAGAAAGAGCGCGAATGGCAGCGCGAAAAAGCGCGCATTGTGCGTGATCACACTAAGCAGGCAAGCTAA
- a CDS encoding asparaginase encodes MKRIFCLYTGGTIGCADSPNGLIPMRGILPKLISDLNQQHIPSAEITLHEYSQALDSSSIGPQEWHTIAEQIASRLTQYDAFIILHGTDTMAWTGAALHWQLANLPKPVILTGAQRPWIHAGSDAPANMRLALDAACSTRAGVYLAFGGLVLPAYCIKKLDADADTAYGAPNQPIQVSSPVITPSGEASSEKSAEQAEFAFLPLDASRKVLALKLYPGCEAAICAMLGSQRWDGIMLESYGSGNLPNHAALITALSQQASHGCVIINCTQCIAGEVRQGLYAAGDILNQMGAWPAGRRTVEAATTWLYTHLGRATSDVLRQQWQSVASL; translated from the coding sequence ATGAAACGTATTTTTTGCCTGTACACCGGCGGCACCATAGGCTGTGCCGACAGCCCAAATGGACTGATACCCATGCGTGGTATACTACCAAAACTTATATCTGACCTTAATCAGCAGCATATACCCAGCGCAGAAATCACATTGCACGAGTATAGCCAGGCGCTGGACTCGTCATCCATCGGCCCGCAGGAATGGCACACCATCGCCGAGCAGATCGCCAGCCGCCTGACACAGTACGATGCGTTTATTATTTTGCACGGCACCGATACCATGGCCTGGACGGGTGCCGCACTGCACTGGCAGCTGGCCAATCTACCCAAACCAGTCATTTTAACCGGCGCGCAAAGACCGTGGATCCACGCGGGTAGCGATGCACCGGCTAATATGCGGTTGGCGCTTGACGCCGCCTGCAGCACGCGGGCGGGCGTTTATCTGGCATTTGGTGGGCTGGTACTGCCAGCCTATTGCATCAAGAAACTGGATGCCGACGCCGACACGGCGTATGGCGCGCCCAATCAGCCCATTCAAGTGAGTTCCCCAGTGATAACACCGTCTGGAGAAGCATCTAGTGAAAAGTCTGCAGAGCAGGCCGAATTTGCTTTTCTGCCGCTCGACGCCAGCCGCAAAGTGCTGGCACTCAAACTCTACCCCGGCTGTGAAGCGGCAATCTGCGCCATGCTGGGCAGTCAGCGCTGGGATGGCATCATGCTCGAAAGCTATGGTAGCGGCAATCTACCCAACCACGCGGCGCTGATTACCGCCTTGAGCCAGCAGGCTAGCCACGGTTGTGTGATTATCAATTGTACACAGTGCATCGCGGGCGAAGTGCGACAGGGGCTCTATGCGGCGGGCGATATTTTGAATCAGATGGGGGCATGGCCAGCGGGCCGACGCACGGTGGAAGCGGCGACCACCTGGCTTTACACGCATTTGGGCCGTGCCACGAGCGATGTTTTGCGCCAGCAGTGGCAATCAGTCGCCAGTCTGTGA
- a CDS encoding transporter, whose protein sequence is MTFKPIAAGILLMIAAQTYAYEDSGTVEAGHWELELGIERASAANGDETALELAATLSHGLGKNLDIFISAPYQSNKVADESRQKGLADMSLGLKWRFIEHDNLNLALAASASLPNGDEKKGLGAGRSQYAANLIADYQLSEFTFFANSGYTYANNRAGENKDIWNLALAAEYAFSETFAANLEWSSERNTEAGVHQHPAYLGAGITWSPAEQLDVDLGYQHGLNHAADDHIVSAAVTLHF, encoded by the coding sequence ATGACATTCAAACCAATCGCAGCCGGTATTTTATTAATGATTGCGGCACAAACCTATGCCTACGAAGACTCGGGCACCGTCGAAGCAGGTCATTGGGAACTTGAGCTGGGAATCGAACGAGCATCTGCTGCCAACGGAGATGAAACAGCTCTGGAGCTCGCGGCCACTTTAAGTCATGGGCTTGGCAAGAATCTCGACATTTTCATTTCTGCCCCTTACCAATCGAACAAAGTTGCAGATGAAAGCAGGCAAAAAGGCCTGGCAGATATGTCCTTGGGGCTCAAATGGCGATTTATCGAGCACGACAATCTGAATCTGGCACTGGCTGCCAGTGCCAGCCTGCCCAATGGCGATGAGAAAAAAGGTCTGGGCGCAGGTCGCAGCCAATACGCCGCCAACTTGATCGCCGATTACCAGCTGAGTGAATTTACCTTTTTTGCCAATAGTGGCTACACCTATGCCAATAATCGTGCGGGTGAAAATAAGGACATCTGGAATTTAGCACTGGCAGCTGAATACGCCTTTAGCGAGACTTTCGCCGCTAATCTCGAATGGAGTAGCGAACGCAATACCGAGGCTGGAGTCCATCAACACCCAGCGTATCTGGGCGCCGGTATCACTTGGAGTCCGGCTGAGCAGCTCGATGTGGATTTGGGTTATCAACATGGTCTCAATCATGCTGCGGATGACCATATTGTCTCTGCTGCGGTGACGCTGCACTTTTAA
- a CDS encoding GNAT family N-acetyltransferase yields the protein MLIRYATLDDLDLIAPLFAAYRVFYEQAHDLPAARAFIAERLSLRESVILLGQDDAGAALGFIQLYPVFSSIAAERIWLLSDLFVSDAARGQGVARALMSKATQHARDSGAAWLELSTAHTNRKAQALYESLGYQLDTVYRYYSLGV from the coding sequence ATGCTGATTCGCTACGCCACGCTCGACGATCTCGATCTGATCGCACCACTGTTTGCCGCTTACCGCGTTTTTTACGAGCAAGCGCATGATCTGCCCGCTGCGCGTGCTTTTATCGCTGAAAGGCTGAGTTTGCGTGAATCGGTGATTTTGCTTGGACAGGATGATGCTGGTGCTGCGCTGGGCTTTATCCAGCTCTATCCGGTGTTCAGCTCGATTGCCGCCGAGCGCATCTGGCTGTTGTCGGATTTATTCGTCAGTGACGCGGCGCGAGGGCAAGGTGTAGCGCGCGCTTTGATGAGCAAAGCCACGCAGCATGCGCGCGACAGCGGCGCGGCCTGGCTGGAATTATCAACCGCGCATACCAATCGCAAGGCGCAGGCTTTGTATGAATCACTCGGCTATCAGCTCGATACCGTGTATCGCTATTACAGTCTGGGTGTGTGA
- a CDS encoding septation protein A: MKFLFDLFPILLFFGAYSYTQDIFIATATAIVATFGQVIYSWVRHRKIDTMLWISLALITVLGGATLIFHNKTFILWKPTVLYWFFALALLGTWQFKQINLIEKLMNGQIALERPIWTKLLLAWSVFFAAMGFVNLFVAYQFDEAIWVKFKLFGFTALMLVFVVVQSLYLSRHIQPEADTPTDPK, from the coding sequence ATGAAATTTCTGTTTGACCTCTTTCCCATCCTGCTGTTTTTTGGCGCCTACAGTTATACCCAGGATATTTTTATTGCCACCGCCACCGCGATTGTGGCGACCTTCGGCCAAGTCATTTACAGCTGGGTACGCCATCGCAAAATTGACACCATGCTGTGGATCAGTCTGGCGCTGATTACCGTCCTGGGTGGCGCAACGCTGATTTTCCACAATAAAACCTTCATCCTGTGGAAGCCCACAGTCTTGTACTGGTTTTTTGCACTGGCCCTGCTGGGCACGTGGCAGTTCAAACAAATAAATCTGATCGAAAAACTGATGAATGGCCAGATTGCGCTGGAGCGGCCAATCTGGACCAAGCTATTGCTGGCCTGGAGCGTGTTTTTTGCCGCGATGGGCTTTGTGAATCTGTTTGTCGCCTACCAGTTTGACGAAGCGATCTGGGTCAAATTCAAATTATTCGGTTTTACTGCACTCATGCTGGTTTTTGTGGTTGTGCAAAGTCTGTATCTGTCCCGCCATATCCAGCCTGAAGCCGACACCCCGACCGACCCCAAATAA
- the gmk gene encoding guanylate kinase — translation MAKGNLFVVTAPSGAGKTTLVAALLAADANVQLSISYTTRQPRAGEVNGKDYHFVERAEFERMINAGELLEHAEVYGNYYGTSQVWINEVIQNGRDILLEIDWQGAQQVRRLFPEAIGLFVLPPSLDTLETRLRNRGKDSEDVIAKRMAVAREECSHVDEFDYVIVNEHIDDAVRDIVAVVRAQRLTLARQSNRHTALISSLKG, via the coding sequence ATGGCCAAAGGTAATTTATTTGTCGTGACAGCCCCGTCGGGCGCAGGCAAGACGACGCTGGTGGCGGCCTTGTTGGCGGCGGATGCGAATGTTCAGCTGTCGATTTCTTATACCACTCGCCAGCCACGCGCCGGTGAGGTCAATGGCAAGGATTATCACTTTGTTGAACGCGCCGAATTCGAGCGCATGATCAATGCAGGCGAGTTGCTGGAACACGCTGAAGTCTATGGCAACTATTACGGCACATCACAAGTCTGGATCAATGAAGTAATCCAGAATGGCCGTGATATTTTGCTGGAAATCGACTGGCAAGGCGCGCAGCAGGTACGGCGTTTGTTCCCCGAAGCGATTGGCCTTTTTGTGTTGCCGCCGTCGCTGGATACACTGGAAACCCGCTTACGCAATCGTGGCAAAGACAGTGAAGATGTGATTGCCAAGCGCATGGCGGTGGCGCGTGAGGAATGTAGCCATGTTGATGAGTTTGACTATGTGATCGTGAACGAACACATTGATGATGCGGTACGCGATATTGTGGCGGTGGTCCGTGCACAGCGTTTGACGCTGGCCCGCCAGTCCAACCGGCATACCGCCTTGATTTCAAGTCTGAAAGGCTAA
- the trmB gene encoding tRNA (guanosine(46)-N7)-methyltransferase TrmB — translation MSTENEHLGSVAESNDAPENTQIADDGAENLRRRSIRSFVLRQGHLSTGQARALEEFGPQFCIDYTPAALDLDAAFGRQAPRVLEIGFGMGTATAEIAAARPETDFLGVEVHTPGVGSLLKLIGEQSLTNLRIVQHDAVEVLEHMLTPDSLDGAHIFFPDPWHKKRHNKRRLIKSEFVKQLVSRIKTGGYLHLATDWEDYAIQMLEVLSAEPALQNTASSETGYAERPDYRPLTKFENRGIKLGHGVWDLVFKKI, via the coding sequence ATGAGCACTGAAAACGAACACCTAGGCAGCGTTGCTGAGTCAAACGACGCGCCCGAAAACACACAGATTGCCGACGACGGCGCAGAGAATCTGCGTCGCCGCTCGATTCGCAGCTTTGTGCTGCGTCAGGGGCATTTATCGACTGGCCAGGCGCGTGCGCTGGAAGAGTTTGGCCCGCAGTTCTGCATTGATTACACGCCTGCCGCGCTTGATCTGGACGCCGCTTTTGGCCGCCAAGCACCGCGCGTGCTGGAAATTGGTTTTGGCATGGGTACGGCAACTGCCGAAATCGCGGCAGCACGCCCTGAAACTGATTTTTTGGGCGTTGAAGTGCACACGCCCGGCGTCGGCAGTTTGCTCAAATTAATCGGCGAGCAATCGTTGACCAATCTGCGCATTGTCCAGCACGACGCGGTTGAAGTGCTGGAGCATATGCTCACACCCGATTCACTCGACGGCGCGCATATTTTCTTCCCCGACCCTTGGCACAAAAAGCGCCATAACAAGCGTCGCTTGATCAAATCGGAGTTCGTCAAACAGCTGGTGTCGCGGATTAAAACCGGCGGCTATCTGCACTTGGCAACCGATTGGGAAGATTACGCGATTCAAATGCTTGAAGTGCTCAGCGCCGAACCGGCTTTGCAAAACACCGCCAGCAGTGAAACCGGCTACGCCGAGCGCCCGGATTATCGCCCGCTGACCAAATTCGAAAACCGTGGCATCAAGCTCGGTCACGGTGTTTGGGATCTGGTCTTTAAGAAAATTTAA
- a CDS encoding RelA/SpoT family protein yields the protein MMTADSALTIEDVPALQEAPDVIEEANRFLTEHTAYLKPEDRQMLRAAFLFAENAHRGQMRRSGEPYISHPLAVATILTQWKLDAQALAGALLHDVMEDSGVTKLELTEKYGKAVAEIVDGMSKIDKLEFQSKEEAQAENFRKMLLAMARDLRVMLIKLADRLHNMRTMDSMRADKQKRIARETMEIYAPIANRIGLNAVYQELDDLAFKYMHPRRHHVLSKALKAARGNRREVVQKILDSINAKLTAHQIEAQVSGREKNLFSIYRKMVEKHLSFSEVLDIYAFRVIVKDNAHCYLALGALHALFKPIPGKFKDYIAIAKSNGYQSLHTTLFGPYGTPIEVQIRTAEMHRIADAGVASHWMYKSGDEGFSEVQQKTHQWLQSLLELQVESGDAVEFLEHLKVDLFPDQVYVFTPKGKILSLPNGATCVDFAYAVHTDVGHGCIAAKVNHELVPLRTKLKNGDHIEIVMAAHAKPNPSWLSFVTTGKARSQIRHFLKTMRFDESVHLGERLLNQAFSALHQPLHVNDEVWEKYLRESGEKSREAVLADVGLGQKLGVVVAKRLLQLAGTWSEEGRQGKKPMSVTIRGTEGMAIQFARCCNPIPGDPILGFVKKDHGLVVHTHDCPQVSKGRIDADKLIDVDWDPDVARLFDVPIKILAENERGTLASLAAVVAEAEANIAAVTMGDAVESHERYLSVQFTLQVHNRIHLAKVLKHLRALPTVYRLQRVRA from the coding sequence ATGATGACAGCAGACTCGGCGCTCACTATTGAGGATGTCCCTGCACTGCAGGAAGCCCCTGACGTGATTGAGGAAGCCAACCGCTTCCTGACCGAGCACACGGCTTATCTCAAGCCAGAAGACCGCCAGATGTTAAGGGCGGCTTTTTTATTCGCTGAAAACGCGCATCGCGGCCAGATGCGCCGCTCGGGCGAGCCGTATATTTCGCACCCGCTGGCCGTGGCGACGATTCTCACGCAGTGGAAGCTCGATGCGCAGGCGCTGGCTGGCGCGCTGCTGCACGATGTGATGGAAGACAGCGGCGTCACCAAGCTGGAGTTGACCGAAAAATACGGCAAAGCGGTCGCCGAGATTGTCGATGGCATGAGCAAGATCGACAAGCTGGAATTTCAAAGCAAGGAAGAAGCGCAAGCAGAAAATTTCCGCAAAATGCTGCTGGCGATGGCGCGCGATTTGCGCGTGATGCTGATCAAGTTGGCAGACCGTTTGCACAATATGCGTACGATGGATTCAATGCGTGCTGACAAGCAAAAACGCATCGCCCGCGAAACAATGGAAATCTACGCGCCGATTGCCAACCGCATTGGTCTGAACGCCGTGTATCAGGAGCTGGACGATCTGGCGTTCAAATACATGCACCCGCGTCGGCATCATGTGTTGTCCAAAGCGTTGAAAGCCGCGCGCGGCAACCGCCGTGAGGTGGTGCAAAAAATTCTCGACTCGATCAATGCCAAGCTGACCGCGCACCAGATCGAAGCGCAGGTTTCGGGTCGCGAGAAAAATCTGTTTTCGATCTATCGCAAAATGGTCGAAAAGCACCTGAGCTTCTCCGAGGTGCTCGATATTTATGCTTTCCGCGTTATCGTCAAAGACAATGCGCATTGCTATCTGGCGCTCGGCGCCTTGCACGCTTTGTTTAAGCCGATTCCGGGCAAATTTAAAGATTACATCGCCATTGCCAAAAGCAATGGCTATCAAAGCCTGCATACCACGCTGTTCGGCCCGTATGGCACCCCCATTGAAGTACAAATCCGCACGGCCGAAATGCATCGGATTGCTGATGCAGGTGTCGCCAGCCACTGGATGTATAAAAGTGGCGATGAAGGTTTTTCCGAAGTACAGCAAAAAACGCATCAATGGCTGCAATCGCTGCTGGAATTACAGGTCGAGTCGGGCGATGCCGTCGAGTTTCTTGAACATCTGAAAGTCGATCTCTTTCCTGATCAGGTGTATGTGTTCACGCCGAAAGGCAAAATCCTTAGCTTGCCCAATGGCGCAACCTGCGTTGATTTTGCCTACGCCGTCCACACCGATGTGGGGCACGGCTGTATTGCGGCCAAGGTGAACCATGAGCTGGTGCCGTTGCGGACCAAGCTGAAAAATGGCGATCATATTGAAATCGTCATGGCGGCGCACGCCAAGCCCAATCCAAGCTGGCTCTCGTTTGTGACGACCGGCAAGGCGCGCTCGCAAATCCGGCATTTTCTCAAAACCATGCGTTTTGATGAATCAGTGCATTTGGGCGAGCGTCTGCTTAATCAAGCTTTCTCGGCGCTGCATCAGCCGCTGCATGTGAATGATGAGGTCTGGGAAAAATACCTGCGCGAAAGTGGTGAAAAATCCCGCGAAGCGGTGCTAGCTGATGTTGGGTTGGGACAAAAACTCGGTGTTGTCGTGGCCAAGCGCTTGCTGCAACTGGCAGGAACCTGGTCTGAGGAAGGGCGGCAGGGCAAAAAACCGATGTCGGTCACGATTCGTGGCACCGAAGGCATGGCCATCCAGTTTGCCCGTTGCTGCAACCCGATTCCGGGCGATCCGATTCTGGGCTTTGTGAAAAAAGATCACGGCCTGGTCGTGCATACCCACGATTGCCCGCAAGTGTCCAAAGGCCGTATTGACGCCGACAAGCTGATCGATGTGGATTGGGATCCGGACGTTGCGCGGCTGTTTGACGTACCGATCAAGATTCTGGCCGAAAACGAGCGTGGTACGCTGGCCTCCTTGGCTGCGGTGGTGGCCGAAGCTGAAGCCAATATTGCGGCGGTGACGATGGGCGATGCCGTTGAATCGCACGAGCGTTATCTGAGTGTGCAATTCACGCTGCAAGTACACAATCGCATCCATCTGGCGAAAGTGCTCAAGCATTTGCGCGCTTTGCCTACGGTCTATCGTTTGCAGCGGGTGCGCGCTTAG
- a CDS encoding BolA family protein, which yields MMSIADEIRTRLAALAPENIELFDDSATHAGHAGAASGGGHFELTIVSNAFIGKKTLERHRMVYQPLSDLIPHRIHALSIRALTPDEF from the coding sequence ATGATGAGCATCGCCGACGAAATCCGCACCCGTTTGGCCGCCCTAGCGCCTGAAAACATTGAGCTTTTCGACGATAGCGCCACCCACGCGGGGCATGCTGGCGCAGCCAGTGGCGGTGGGCATTTTGAATTAACGATTGTATCGAACGCGTTTATTGGCAAAAAGACGCTGGAGCGGCACCGTATGGTCTACCAGCCCTTATCTGATCTGATTCCGCATCGTATACATGCACTGAGTATCCGTGCTTTAACGCCGGATGAATTTTGA
- the thiS gene encoding sulfur carrier protein ThiS, protein MIQISINGAAREFAESLSVSQLIVELELTGKRIAIERNGEIVPKSEHASTQLLDGDVLEMVVAVGGG, encoded by the coding sequence ATGATCCAGATTTCTATTAATGGCGCGGCACGCGAGTTTGCCGAGTCACTGAGCGTCTCCCAATTGATCGTCGAGCTGGAGCTCACTGGCAAACGCATTGCGATTGAACGCAATGGCGAGATCGTGCCCAAAAGCGAACACGCCAGCACGCAGCTGCTCGATGGCGATGTGCTGGAGATGGTGGTCGCCGTCGGCGGTGGTTAA
- a CDS encoding dihydroneopterin aldolase, producing MDIIYLQQVRAETVIGWYDWERTQSQAVELDLEIGLPSARACVSDDLVDTIDYDKVVTHLRTVMAEKHFLLIEALAEHIAHILLHDFGAPWIRVSVTKLNILKDVGRVGVTIERGHRGN from the coding sequence ATGGACATTATTTATTTGCAGCAAGTGCGCGCCGAAACGGTTATCGGCTGGTATGACTGGGAGCGCACCCAGTCGCAAGCCGTTGAGCTGGATCTGGAAATCGGCCTGCCTTCAGCGCGCGCCTGTGTGTCGGACGATCTGGTCGATACCATCGACTACGACAAAGTCGTGACGCATTTGCGCACCGTGATGGCAGAAAAACACTTTCTGCTGATCGAAGCGCTGGCCGAACATATTGCCCACATTCTGCTGCATGATTTTGGCGCTCCCTGGATTAGGGTGTCCGTGACCAAACTCAATATTCTGAAAGACGTAGGCCGGGTGGGCGTCACGATCGAGCGTGGACATCGCGGTAATTGA